A genomic window from Anguilla rostrata isolate EN2019 chromosome 14, ASM1855537v3, whole genome shotgun sequence includes:
- the LOC135240196 gene encoding myotubularin-related protein 3-like isoform X4 encodes MGARDEEVCHSPARPKGTSPRTPPVLEEDSLQVPFLELHGEVTQYVGRAEDAVIAMSSYRLHIRFKESVVNVPLMLIESVEVRDMLQLHIICKDCKAIRCQFSSVEQCQEWAKRLTGVVRPPSRLEDLFSFAFHTCCEDVCAGDMDQQGDTCRPGDHVTSRFRNEVERMGFDTQGVWRISEINSNYRLCSSYPQLLLVPGWITDAELENVGGFRSWKRFPTVVYRHQSSGAVIARCAQPEVSWWGWRNADDERLVQSIAKACAADRWVRKHAANGTAAHQHGYRSASHEWANGGVPPERTNGGVPHQHGHRSALHEQANRGVPHECANRTVPPERTNEGIPHERANERANGGAPPERTNGSIPHEHANRIVPPEQANGGVPHERANEQANGGVPHECTNGGVPQECANGGVLHECANGGVPLEHSNERANVDLPYECTNGGVPHECTNGTHASGNFPNGAFIDEHTNGTLSHREFDSSISRGLEGDLVDALPQKLLILDARSYAAAVANRAKGGGCECPEYYPNCEVMFMGMANIHSIRKSFQALRFLCTQMPDPANWLSALESTRWLQHLALLLKAALLVVTAVDRDRRPVLVHCSDGWDRTPQIVALSKLLLDPYYRTIEGFQVLVETEWLDFGHKFGDRCGHGEKAEDLNERCPVFLQWLDCVHQLHRQFPCSFQFNESFLVKLVQHTYSCLFGTFLCNSGRERDEARVQARTCSLWSLMRPANRAFQNILYSAHSEAVLRPVCHVRNLMLWSAVYLPSSLPTTPSDDSCAPYPSPGASPEEVHLGRLPKTRSFENLPSEAGGTAVPNRRSSDPNLKNKQPDPRHPSQELSAGAGPDGGGAADPQGAGQRGRRPSVEMEDVRVAGEELKAAASEDEGVGPPVEGCAEEAELSVAVGVAEGQMENILQEATEEDDEEVTAEPKCPSEPSVAPPSPLPTAPPSPPPMTPPTYLPLEGLEGPESQLCERQVGEAERAPETPVAPERPGDLHALSTDTIRTLTNGHAEIAETITEEGGVRPASVEQLSPCSSPPPPCCEAEPEEGRGLHRTPDGVKGPPLSPPPHAPVCNGVPRQDGGHGQRSPLRRQASPTSPPGAPPRCPQDGLALHSDAVQLRLRQMEAGHQLQVHTLKRQVQELWSRLESHHGNGHPGDQQPCSPDSDGGADPPCHAHAELLSEPSWGRLEQQDTEVAQWYPDRLASHCYGCEGRFWLANRKHHCRTCGNVFCASCCEQRVPAPSRACQACRSALPPVDLELEKPITASSN; translated from the exons ATGGGGGCCAGG GACGAGGAGGTCTGTCACAGTCCCGCCCGGCCCAAAGGCACCTCTCCCAGGACGCCCCCTGTCCTGGAGGAGGACAGCCTCCAG GTGCCCTTCCTGGAGCTGCATGGCGAGGTCACGCAGTACGTCGGTCGGGCCGAGGATGCCGTCATCGCCATGTCCAGCTACCGGCTGCACATCAGGTTCAAGGAGTCTGTGGTGAac gtGCCCCTCATGCTGATTGAGAGCGTGGAGGTCCGGGACATGCTCCAGCTCCACATCATCTGCAAGGACTGCAAGGCCATCAG GTGCCAGTTCTCCAGCGTGGAGCAGTGTCAGGAGTGGGCGAAGAGGCTGACGGGCGTGGTCCGGCCCCCGTCCCGCCTGGAGGACCTCTTTTCCTTCGCCTTCCACACCTGCTGCGAGGACGTCTGCGCAGGGGACATGGATCAGCAGGGAGACACGTGCAGGCCGG GTGACCATGTGACCTCGCGATTCAGAAATGAAGTGGAGCGGATGGGTTTTGATACTCAGGGCGTCTGGAGGATATCTGAGATCAACAGCAATTACAG GCTGTGTTCCAGTTATCCGCAGCTGCTGCTGGTTCCAGGCTGGATCACCGATGCTGAGCTGGAGAATGTGGGGGGCTTCCGCTCCTGGAAGAGGTTTCCGACTgtagtgtacag GCACCAGAGCTCGGGGGCGGTGATCGCGCGCTGTGCCCAGCCGGAGGTCAGCTGGTGGGGGTGGCGCAACGCGGACGACGAGCGCCTGGTGCAGTCCATCGCCAAGGCCTGCGCCGCCGACCGCTGGGTGCGCAAGCACGCGGCCAACGGGACTGCCGCGCACCAGCACGGCTACAGGAGCGCGTCGCATGAATGGGCCAATGGGGGTGTCCCTCCCGAACGCACCAATGGGGGTGTCCCTCACCAGCATGGCCACAGGAGCGCCTTGCACGAACAGGCTAACAGGGGTGTCCCTCATGAATGTGCCAACAGGACTGTCCCTCCTGAACGCACCAATGAGGGTATCCCTCATGAACGCGCCAACGAACGCGCCAATGGGGGTGCCCCTCCCGAACGCACCAATGGGAGTATCCCTCATGAACATGCTAACAGGATTGTCCCGCCCGAACAGGCCAATGGGGGTGTCCCTCATGAACGCGCCAACGAACAGGCCAATGGGGGTGTCCCTCATGAATGCACCAATGGGGGTGTCCCTCAGGAATGCGCCAATGGGGGTGTCCTTCACGAATGCGCCAATGGGGGTGTCCCTCTTGAACACAGCAACGAACGCGCCAACGTGGATCTCCCTTACGAATGCACCAACGGGGGTGTCCCTCACGAATGCACCAATGGGACACACGCCAGTGGGAACTTCCCCAACGGGGCCTTCATTGACGAGCACACCAACGGGACATTGTCCCACCGCGAATTCG ACTCCTCCATAAGCCGGGGATTGGAGGGCGACCTTGTTGATGCTCTCCCTCAGAAGCTGCTGATCCTGGATGCCAGGTCTTACGCGGCTGCTGTGGCCAACCGCGCCAAGGGCGGAGGCTGCGAGTGCCCAG AGTACTACCCCAACTGTGAGGTGATGTTCATGGGGATGGCGAACATTCACTCCATTCGCAAGAGCTTCCAGGCCCTGCGCTTCCTCTGCACACAGATGCCTGACCCTGCTAA CTGGCTGTCTGCGCTGGAGAGTACCCGTTGGCTGCAGCACCTGGCCCTGCTGCTGAAGGCAGCGCTGCTGGTGGTGACCGCGGTGGACCGGGACCGCAGGCCTGTCCTGGTGCACTGCTCCGACGGCTGGGACCGCACCCCTCAGATCGTAGCGCTGTCCAAACTTCTGCTGGACCCATACTACCGCACCATCGAG gGGTTCCAGGTGCTGGTGGAGACTGAGTGGTTGGACTTCGGTCACAAGTTTGGTGACCGCTGCGGTCATGGGGAGAAAGCAGAAGACCTTAATGAACGCTGTCCCGTGTTCCTGCAGTGGCTGGACTGTGTGCACCAGCTGCACCGCCAGTTCCCCTGCTCCTTCCAGTTCAACGAGTCCTTCCTG GTGAAGCTGGTGCAGCACACGTACTCCTGCCTGTTCGGGACGTTCCTGTGCAACAGCGGCAGGGAGCGGGACGAGGCCCGCGTGCAGGCGAGGACGTGCTCCCTGTGGTCGCTGATGCGGCCCGCCAACCGCgccttccagaacattctctaCTCCGCCCACTCCGAGGCC GTGTTGCGGCCGGTGTGTCACGTGCGGAACCTGATGCTGTGGAGCGCGGTGTACCTGCCCAGCTCGCTGCCCACCACGCCCTCCGATGACTCCTGCGCCCCCTACCCGTCGCCCGGCGCCAGCCCTGAGGAGGTGCACCTGGGCCG ACTTCCAAAGACGAGGTCCTTTGAGAACCTGCCCAGCGAGGCGGGGGGCACCGCTGTCCCAAACCGCCGCTCCAGTGACCCCAACCTGAAGAACAAGCAGCCGGacccccgccacccctcccAGGAGCTCAGCGCCGGGGCGGGGCccgacgggggcggggccgctgaccctcagggggcggggcaaaggGGGCGTCGGCCCTCGGTGGAGATGGAAGACGTGCGAGTGGCAGGGGAGGAGCTGAAAGCGGCTGCCAGTGAGGACGAGGGGGTGGGGCCTCCGGTGGAAGGGTGCgcagaggaggcggagctctctgtggctgtgggcgtggctgaaGGACAGATGGAAAACATTCTACAGGAAGCGACggaggaggatgatgaagagGTCACCGCTGAACCCAAGTGCCCATCAGAGCCTTCTGTGGCTCCACCCTCTCCCTTACCAACAGCCCCGCCTTCTCCTCCACCCATGACCCCGCCCACTTATCTACCCTTGGAGGGTTTGGAAGGCCCCGAGTCTCAGCTGTGTGAGCGGCAGGTGGGGGAGGCAGAGCGGGCCCCAGAAACGCCAGTGGCCCCTGAGAGGCCGGGGGACCTGCACGCACTGAGCACCGACACCATAAGGACTTTGACTAACGGGCACGCTGAAATCGCGGAAACCATTACAGAGGAAGGCGGGGTCAGGCCAGCGTCTGTAGAACAATTATCCCCCTgcagctctcctcctcctccctgctgtgAGGCGGAGCcagaggaggggcggggcctccacAGGACTCCAGACGGCGTCAAGGGGCCGCCCCTCAGCCCTCCGCCCCACGCTCCTGTCTGTAACGGGGTCCCCCGACAGGACGGGGGCCACGGCCAGCGGAGCCCTCTGCGCCGGCAGGCCTCCCCGACCtcgccccccggggcccccccgCGCTGCCCCCAGGACGGGCTGGCCCTGCACAGCGACGCCGTCCAGCTGCGGCTGCGCCAGATGGAGGCGGGGCATCAGCTGCAGGTGCACACGCTCAAGCGCCAGGTCCAGGAGCTGTGGAGCCGCCTGGAGAGCCACCATGGCAACGGTCACCCCGGCGACCAGCAG CCCTGCAGTCCAGACTCAGACGGCGGTGCTGATCCTCCCTGTCACGCACACGCAGAGCTCTTGTCTGAGCCCAGCTGGGGACGGCTGGAGCAGCAGGACACAGAG GTGGCCCAGTGGTACCCCGACCGCCTGGCCAGCCACTGCTACGGCTGCGAGGGCCGGTTCTGGCTGGCCAACAGGAAGCACCACTGCAG gacctgCGGGAATGTGTTCTGCGCCAGCTGCTGCGAGCAGCGGGTCCCGGCGCCCAGCCGCGCCTGCCAGGCCTGCcgctccgccctcccccccgtcgacctggagctggagaagccAATCACGGCCAGCTCCAACTAG
- the LOC135240196 gene encoding myotubularin-related protein 3-like isoform X2 → MGARDEEVCHSPARPKGTSPRTPPVLEEDSLQVPFLELHGEVTQYVGRAEDAVIAMSSYRLHIRFKESVVNVPLMLIESVEVRDMLQLHIICKDCKAIRCQFSSVEQCQEWAKRLTGVVRPPSRLEDLFSFAFHTCCEDVCAGDMDQQGDTCRPGDHVTSRFRNEVERMGFDTQGVWRISEINSNYRLCSSYPQLLLVPGWITDAELENVGGFRSWKRFPTVVYRHQSSGAVIARCAQPEVSWWGWRNADDERLVQSIAKACAADRWVRKHAANGTAAHQHGYRSASHEWANGGVPPERTNGGVPHQHGHRSALHEQANRGVPHECANRTVPPERTNEGIPHERANERANGGAPPERTNGSIPHEHANRIVPPEQANGGVPHERANEQANGGVPHECTNGGVPQECANGGVLHECANGGVPLEHSNERANVDLPYECTNGGVPHECTNGTHASGNFPNGAFIDEHTNGTLSHREFDSSISRGLEGDLVDALPQKLLILDARSYAAAVANRAKGGGCECPEYYPNCEVMFMGMANIHSIRKSFQALRFLCTQMPDPANWLSALESTRWLQHLALLLKAALLVVTAVDRDRRPVLVHCSDGWDRTPQIVALSKLLLDPYYRTIEGFQVLVETEWLDFGHKFGDRCGHGEKAEDLNERCPVFLQWLDCVHQLHRQFPCSFQFNESFLVKLVQHTYSCLFGTFLCNSGRERDEARVQARTCSLWSLMRPANRAFQNILYSAHSEAVLRPVCHVRNLMLWSAVYLPSSLPTTPSDDSCAPYPSPGASPEEVHLGRLPKTRSFENLPSEAGGTAVPNRRSSDPNLKNKQPDPRHPSQELSAGAGPDGGGAADPQGAGQRGRRPSVEMEDVRVAGEELKAAASEDEGVGPPVEGCAEEAELSVAVGVAEGQMENILQEATEEDDEEVTAEPKCPSEPSVAPPSPLPTAPPSPPPMTPPTYLPLEGLEGPESQLCERQVGEAERAPETPVAPERPGDLHALSTDTIRTLTNGHAEIAETITEEGGVRPASVEQLSPCSSPPPPCCEAEPEEGRGLHRTPDGVKGPPLSPPPHAPVCNGVPRQDGGHGQRSPLRRQASPTSPPGAPPRCPQDGLALHSDAVQLRLRQMEAGHQLQVHTLKRQVQELWSRLESHHGNGHPGDQQPCSPDSDGGADPPCHAHAELLSEPSWGRLEQQDTEVAQWYPDRLASHCYGCEGRFWLANRKHHCRCLSARGLSGAPCRTCGNVFCASCCEQRVPAPSRACQACRSALPPVDLELEKPITASSN, encoded by the exons ATGGGGGCCAGG GACGAGGAGGTCTGTCACAGTCCCGCCCGGCCCAAAGGCACCTCTCCCAGGACGCCCCCTGTCCTGGAGGAGGACAGCCTCCAG GTGCCCTTCCTGGAGCTGCATGGCGAGGTCACGCAGTACGTCGGTCGGGCCGAGGATGCCGTCATCGCCATGTCCAGCTACCGGCTGCACATCAGGTTCAAGGAGTCTGTGGTGAac gtGCCCCTCATGCTGATTGAGAGCGTGGAGGTCCGGGACATGCTCCAGCTCCACATCATCTGCAAGGACTGCAAGGCCATCAG GTGCCAGTTCTCCAGCGTGGAGCAGTGTCAGGAGTGGGCGAAGAGGCTGACGGGCGTGGTCCGGCCCCCGTCCCGCCTGGAGGACCTCTTTTCCTTCGCCTTCCACACCTGCTGCGAGGACGTCTGCGCAGGGGACATGGATCAGCAGGGAGACACGTGCAGGCCGG GTGACCATGTGACCTCGCGATTCAGAAATGAAGTGGAGCGGATGGGTTTTGATACTCAGGGCGTCTGGAGGATATCTGAGATCAACAGCAATTACAG GCTGTGTTCCAGTTATCCGCAGCTGCTGCTGGTTCCAGGCTGGATCACCGATGCTGAGCTGGAGAATGTGGGGGGCTTCCGCTCCTGGAAGAGGTTTCCGACTgtagtgtacag GCACCAGAGCTCGGGGGCGGTGATCGCGCGCTGTGCCCAGCCGGAGGTCAGCTGGTGGGGGTGGCGCAACGCGGACGACGAGCGCCTGGTGCAGTCCATCGCCAAGGCCTGCGCCGCCGACCGCTGGGTGCGCAAGCACGCGGCCAACGGGACTGCCGCGCACCAGCACGGCTACAGGAGCGCGTCGCATGAATGGGCCAATGGGGGTGTCCCTCCCGAACGCACCAATGGGGGTGTCCCTCACCAGCATGGCCACAGGAGCGCCTTGCACGAACAGGCTAACAGGGGTGTCCCTCATGAATGTGCCAACAGGACTGTCCCTCCTGAACGCACCAATGAGGGTATCCCTCATGAACGCGCCAACGAACGCGCCAATGGGGGTGCCCCTCCCGAACGCACCAATGGGAGTATCCCTCATGAACATGCTAACAGGATTGTCCCGCCCGAACAGGCCAATGGGGGTGTCCCTCATGAACGCGCCAACGAACAGGCCAATGGGGGTGTCCCTCATGAATGCACCAATGGGGGTGTCCCTCAGGAATGCGCCAATGGGGGTGTCCTTCACGAATGCGCCAATGGGGGTGTCCCTCTTGAACACAGCAACGAACGCGCCAACGTGGATCTCCCTTACGAATGCACCAACGGGGGTGTCCCTCACGAATGCACCAATGGGACACACGCCAGTGGGAACTTCCCCAACGGGGCCTTCATTGACGAGCACACCAACGGGACATTGTCCCACCGCGAATTCG ACTCCTCCATAAGCCGGGGATTGGAGGGCGACCTTGTTGATGCTCTCCCTCAGAAGCTGCTGATCCTGGATGCCAGGTCTTACGCGGCTGCTGTGGCCAACCGCGCCAAGGGCGGAGGCTGCGAGTGCCCAG AGTACTACCCCAACTGTGAGGTGATGTTCATGGGGATGGCGAACATTCACTCCATTCGCAAGAGCTTCCAGGCCCTGCGCTTCCTCTGCACACAGATGCCTGACCCTGCTAA CTGGCTGTCTGCGCTGGAGAGTACCCGTTGGCTGCAGCACCTGGCCCTGCTGCTGAAGGCAGCGCTGCTGGTGGTGACCGCGGTGGACCGGGACCGCAGGCCTGTCCTGGTGCACTGCTCCGACGGCTGGGACCGCACCCCTCAGATCGTAGCGCTGTCCAAACTTCTGCTGGACCCATACTACCGCACCATCGAG gGGTTCCAGGTGCTGGTGGAGACTGAGTGGTTGGACTTCGGTCACAAGTTTGGTGACCGCTGCGGTCATGGGGAGAAAGCAGAAGACCTTAATGAACGCTGTCCCGTGTTCCTGCAGTGGCTGGACTGTGTGCACCAGCTGCACCGCCAGTTCCCCTGCTCCTTCCAGTTCAACGAGTCCTTCCTG GTGAAGCTGGTGCAGCACACGTACTCCTGCCTGTTCGGGACGTTCCTGTGCAACAGCGGCAGGGAGCGGGACGAGGCCCGCGTGCAGGCGAGGACGTGCTCCCTGTGGTCGCTGATGCGGCCCGCCAACCGCgccttccagaacattctctaCTCCGCCCACTCCGAGGCC GTGTTGCGGCCGGTGTGTCACGTGCGGAACCTGATGCTGTGGAGCGCGGTGTACCTGCCCAGCTCGCTGCCCACCACGCCCTCCGATGACTCCTGCGCCCCCTACCCGTCGCCCGGCGCCAGCCCTGAGGAGGTGCACCTGGGCCG ACTTCCAAAGACGAGGTCCTTTGAGAACCTGCCCAGCGAGGCGGGGGGCACCGCTGTCCCAAACCGCCGCTCCAGTGACCCCAACCTGAAGAACAAGCAGCCGGacccccgccacccctcccAGGAGCTCAGCGCCGGGGCGGGGCccgacgggggcggggccgctgaccctcagggggcggggcaaaggGGGCGTCGGCCCTCGGTGGAGATGGAAGACGTGCGAGTGGCAGGGGAGGAGCTGAAAGCGGCTGCCAGTGAGGACGAGGGGGTGGGGCCTCCGGTGGAAGGGTGCgcagaggaggcggagctctctgtggctgtgggcgtggctgaaGGACAGATGGAAAACATTCTACAGGAAGCGACggaggaggatgatgaagagGTCACCGCTGAACCCAAGTGCCCATCAGAGCCTTCTGTGGCTCCACCCTCTCCCTTACCAACAGCCCCGCCTTCTCCTCCACCCATGACCCCGCCCACTTATCTACCCTTGGAGGGTTTGGAAGGCCCCGAGTCTCAGCTGTGTGAGCGGCAGGTGGGGGAGGCAGAGCGGGCCCCAGAAACGCCAGTGGCCCCTGAGAGGCCGGGGGACCTGCACGCACTGAGCACCGACACCATAAGGACTTTGACTAACGGGCACGCTGAAATCGCGGAAACCATTACAGAGGAAGGCGGGGTCAGGCCAGCGTCTGTAGAACAATTATCCCCCTgcagctctcctcctcctccctgctgtgAGGCGGAGCcagaggaggggcggggcctccacAGGACTCCAGACGGCGTCAAGGGGCCGCCCCTCAGCCCTCCGCCCCACGCTCCTGTCTGTAACGGGGTCCCCCGACAGGACGGGGGCCACGGCCAGCGGAGCCCTCTGCGCCGGCAGGCCTCCCCGACCtcgccccccggggcccccccgCGCTGCCCCCAGGACGGGCTGGCCCTGCACAGCGACGCCGTCCAGCTGCGGCTGCGCCAGATGGAGGCGGGGCATCAGCTGCAGGTGCACACGCTCAAGCGCCAGGTCCAGGAGCTGTGGAGCCGCCTGGAGAGCCACCATGGCAACGGTCACCCCGGCGACCAGCAG CCCTGCAGTCCAGACTCAGACGGCGGTGCTGATCCTCCCTGTCACGCACACGCAGAGCTCTTGTCTGAGCCCAGCTGGGGACGGCTGGAGCAGCAGGACACAGAG GTGGCCCAGTGGTACCCCGACCGCCTGGCCAGCCACTGCTACGGCTGCGAGGGCCGGTTCTGGCTGGCCAACAGGAAGCACCACTGCAG GTGCCTGAGCGCTCGCGGTCTCTCtggtgccccctgcaggacctgCGGGAATGTGTTCTGCGCCAGCTGCTGCGAGCAGCGGGTCCCGGCGCCCAGCCGCGCCTGCCAGGCCTGCcgctccgccctcccccccgtcgacctggagctggagaagccAATCACGGCCAGCTCCAACTAG